In Cololabis saira isolate AMF1-May2022 chromosome 1, fColSai1.1, whole genome shotgun sequence, the following proteins share a genomic window:
- the c1h19orf53 gene encoding leydig cell tumor 10 kDa protein homolog: MAQGSKKFKAQRPGATKKPHQSKQKGPKKGGRIIAPKKAQVVEQQKLKKGLEIAIRNKIEHEVTQRASSSLHKPLAVIKGADTKRDPGASRPGSSSK, translated from the exons ATGGCTCAAGGATCCAAGAAGTTCAAAGCTCAGCGgcctggagccacaaaaaaaccACACCAGAGCAAGCAGAAAGGACCAAAGAAGGGGG GGAGGATCATTGCACCCAAGAAGGCTCAAGTGGTTGAACAACAGAAACTGAAGAAG GGTCTTGAGATTGCCATCAGGAACAAGATCGAGCATGAGGTGACCCAGAGGGCCAGTTCCTCCCTCCACAAGCCTCTGGCTGTGATTAAAGGGGCTGATACCAAACGAGACCCAGGAGCCTCCCGTCCTGGATCCAGTTCCAAATAG
- the si:ch211-196h16.12 gene encoding regulator of G-protein signaling 5 isoform X1, translating to MCKGLSSLPSSCLEKAKGMRVKLIHLAETHKQKVQDGKVLQDLETLLSNKSGLQAFRVFLRSEFSEENLEFWMACEDYRVSPSNMQRSKATSIYRQFISSDAPLEVNLDAETREALLSVMDSPCADTFNKAQQRIYSLMAVDSFPRFLRSHH from the exons ATGTGTAAAGGGCTATCTTCCCTGCCTTCGTCATGCCTGGAGAA GGCAAAAGGGATGCGAGTGAAGCTAATCCACCTGGCTGAAACCCACAAGCAAAA GGTTCAGGATGGAAAAGTTCTGCAGGACTTGGAAACTCTACTAAGCAACAAAA GTGGTCTTCAGGCATTTCGAGTGTTCCTGCGTTCAGAGTTCAGTGAGGAGAACCTTGAGTTCTGGATGGCGTGTGAGGACTACCGGGTTTCTCCTTCAAACATGCAGCGGAGCAAGGCCACCAGCATCTACAGACAGTTTATCAGCAGTGACGCCCCGCTGGAG GTAAACCTGGATGCTGAGACCCGTGAAGCTCTGCTGAGTGTGATGGACTCTCCGTGTGCTGACACATTCAACAAAGCACAGCAGAGGATCTACAGTCTGATGGCCGTGGATTCCTTCCCTCGGTTCCTTCGCTCTCATCACTGA
- the si:ch211-196h16.12 gene encoding regulator of G-protein signaling 21 isoform X2, which yields MIQYFRAKGMRVKLIHLAETHKQKVQDGKVLQDLETLLSNKSGLQAFRVFLRSEFSEENLEFWMACEDYRVSPSNMQRSKATSIYRQFISSDAPLEVNLDAETREALLSVMDSPCADTFNKAQQRIYSLMAVDSFPRFLRSHH from the exons ATGATTCAATATTTCAGGGCAAAAGGGATGCGAGTGAAGCTAATCCACCTGGCTGAAACCCACAAGCAAAA GGTTCAGGATGGAAAAGTTCTGCAGGACTTGGAAACTCTACTAAGCAACAAAA GTGGTCTTCAGGCATTTCGAGTGTTCCTGCGTTCAGAGTTCAGTGAGGAGAACCTTGAGTTCTGGATGGCGTGTGAGGACTACCGGGTTTCTCCTTCAAACATGCAGCGGAGCAAGGCCACCAGCATCTACAGACAGTTTATCAGCAGTGACGCCCCGCTGGAG GTAAACCTGGATGCTGAGACCCGTGAAGCTCTGCTGAGTGTGATGGACTCTCCGTGTGCTGACACATTCAACAAAGCACAGCAGAGGATCTACAGTCTGATGGCCGTGGATTCCTTCCCTCGGTTCCTTCGCTCTCATCACTGA
- the slc25a23a gene encoding mitochondrial adenyl nucleotide antiporter SLC25A24 isoform X1, with translation MGPQHTWFPRVECQESVSTRPDQDKKKLWAELFDRLDLNKDGRIDIVELRAGLADQGLSRRSLQRVVEVGDTNNDGVLDFEEFIHYLNNHEKELKLMFRRLDKNNDGEIDAAEIQGCLHNIGVNISLEEATRILRSMDKDGNLTIDWNEWREYFLFRPLTNMEDVARYWKRKMMLDTGEQLMVPDEFSDEERKSGDVWRQLMAGALAGSVSRTGTAPLDRLKVFRQVHGSFEFKGNFVSGFQHMLNEGGLRSLWRGNGINVLKIAPETAIKFTVYEQIKRLMRSSKETKTLRVHERFAAGCLAGAAAQTAIYPMEVLKTRLTLRNTGQYSGIIDCAKQILQREGVPAFYKGYVPNMLSIVPYAGIDLAVYETLKFAWLNRNKGLTDPGVMVLVGCGAISSTCGQLASYPLALIRTRMQAQDSGKGGPKLSMVSLLCNIVTKEGIAGLYRGISPNLLKVVPAVTVSYVVYEYTRIMLGVDIDGRRGGKGNG, from the exons ATGGGACCCCAACATACTTGGTTCCCACGGGTGGAGTGCCAGGAAAGTGTTTCCACTCGTCCGGACCAGGACAAAAAGAAGCTCTGGgctgagctgtttgaccgactgGACCTCAACAAAGATGGACGGATTGACATCGTTGAACTGAGGGCTGGGCTGGCGGACCAAGGACTCTCCAGACGCTCCTTGCAGAGG GTCGTGGAGGTCGGGGACACCAACAACGATGGCGTGTTGGACTTTGAGGAGTTTATCCATTACCTTAATAACCACGAAAAAGAGCTTAAACTCATGTTTCGCCGGCTGGACAAGAACAATGATG GTGAGATAGATGCGGCTGAGATTCAGGGCTGTCTGCACAACATTGGTGTGAATATTAGCCTGGAGGAGGCCACCAGGATTTTGCGAAG TATGGACAAGGACGGTAACTTGACAATTGACTGGAATGAGTGGCGAGAATACTTCTTGTTTAGACCGCTCACCAATATGGAGGACGTGGCACGCTACTGGAAGCGAAAAATG ATGTTGGATACAGGCGAACAGCTGATGGTGCCAGACGAATTTTCTGATGAGGAGAGGAAATCTGGTGATGTGTGGCGCCAGCTGATGGCTGGAGCTTTGGCTGGATCGGTATCACGTACTGGGACCGCTCCCTTGGACCGCCTCAAAGTCTTCCGACAG GTACACGGGTCCTTTGAGTTTAAAGGGAATTTCGTGAGCGGATTTCAGCACATGCTGAACGAGGGAGGACTGCGGTCACTGTGGAGGGGCAATGGAATCAATGTCCTTAAAATTGCCCCCGAGACCGCCATCAAATTCACCGTTTATGAACAG ATCAAGAGGCTCATGCGAAGCAGTAAAGAAACAAAGACTCTGAGGGTTCATGAGAGGTTTGCTGCTGGGTGTTTggctggagcagcagctcagACTGCCATTTATCCAATGGAG gTGTTGAAGACCCGTCTCACGTTACGAAACACTGGTCAATACTCAGGGATAATAGACTGTGCAAAGCAGATCCTACAGCGGGAGGGAGTCCCGGCTTTCTACAAGGGTTATGTACCCAACATGCTGAGTATTGTGCCTTACGCTGGCATTGACCTGGCTGTTTACGAG ACTCTGAAGTTTGCATGGCTGAACAGGAACAAAGGCTTAACTGACCCCGGGGTGATGGTGTTGGTCGGATGTGGTGCCATCTCCAGCACCTGTGGACAGCTGGCGAGTTACCCCCTGGCGCTGATCCGCACACGAATGCAGGCGCAAG ACTCAGGAAAGGGAGGCCCTAAACTCTCCATGGTGTCCTTGCTTTGCAACATTGTGACCAAGGAGGGGATTGCTGGACTTTATCGAGGAATCTCCCCCAACCTGCTGAAAGTTGTCCCAGCAGTGACCGTGTCGTACGTCGTCTACGAATACACCAGGATAATGCTGGGTGTGGACATCGATGGCCGGAGGGGCGGGAAAGGGAACGGGTAG
- the slc25a23a gene encoding mitochondrial adenyl nucleotide antiporter SLC25A23 isoform X2 — MFRRLDKNNDGEIDAAEIQGCLHNIGVNISLEEATRILRSMDKDGNLTIDWNEWREYFLFRPLTNMEDVARYWKRKMMLDTGEQLMVPDEFSDEERKSGDVWRQLMAGALAGSVSRTGTAPLDRLKVFRQVHGSFEFKGNFVSGFQHMLNEGGLRSLWRGNGINVLKIAPETAIKFTVYEQIKRLMRSSKETKTLRVHERFAAGCLAGAAAQTAIYPMEVLKTRLTLRNTGQYSGIIDCAKQILQREGVPAFYKGYVPNMLSIVPYAGIDLAVYETLKFAWLNRNKGLTDPGVMVLVGCGAISSTCGQLASYPLALIRTRMQAQDSGKGGPKLSMVSLLCNIVTKEGIAGLYRGISPNLLKVVPAVTVSYVVYEYTRIMLGVDIDGRRGGKGNG, encoded by the exons ATGTTTCGCCGGCTGGACAAGAACAATGATG GTGAGATAGATGCGGCTGAGATTCAGGGCTGTCTGCACAACATTGGTGTGAATATTAGCCTGGAGGAGGCCACCAGGATTTTGCGAAG TATGGACAAGGACGGTAACTTGACAATTGACTGGAATGAGTGGCGAGAATACTTCTTGTTTAGACCGCTCACCAATATGGAGGACGTGGCACGCTACTGGAAGCGAAAAATG ATGTTGGATACAGGCGAACAGCTGATGGTGCCAGACGAATTTTCTGATGAGGAGAGGAAATCTGGTGATGTGTGGCGCCAGCTGATGGCTGGAGCTTTGGCTGGATCGGTATCACGTACTGGGACCGCTCCCTTGGACCGCCTCAAAGTCTTCCGACAG GTACACGGGTCCTTTGAGTTTAAAGGGAATTTCGTGAGCGGATTTCAGCACATGCTGAACGAGGGAGGACTGCGGTCACTGTGGAGGGGCAATGGAATCAATGTCCTTAAAATTGCCCCCGAGACCGCCATCAAATTCACCGTTTATGAACAG ATCAAGAGGCTCATGCGAAGCAGTAAAGAAACAAAGACTCTGAGGGTTCATGAGAGGTTTGCTGCTGGGTGTTTggctggagcagcagctcagACTGCCATTTATCCAATGGAG gTGTTGAAGACCCGTCTCACGTTACGAAACACTGGTCAATACTCAGGGATAATAGACTGTGCAAAGCAGATCCTACAGCGGGAGGGAGTCCCGGCTTTCTACAAGGGTTATGTACCCAACATGCTGAGTATTGTGCCTTACGCTGGCATTGACCTGGCTGTTTACGAG ACTCTGAAGTTTGCATGGCTGAACAGGAACAAAGGCTTAACTGACCCCGGGGTGATGGTGTTGGTCGGATGTGGTGCCATCTCCAGCACCTGTGGACAGCTGGCGAGTTACCCCCTGGCGCTGATCCGCACACGAATGCAGGCGCAAG ACTCAGGAAAGGGAGGCCCTAAACTCTCCATGGTGTCCTTGCTTTGCAACATTGTGACCAAGGAGGGGATTGCTGGACTTTATCGAGGAATCTCCCCCAACCTGCTGAAAGTTGTCCCAGCAGTGACCGTGTCGTACGTCGTCTACGAATACACCAGGATAATGCTGGGTGTGGACATCGATGGCCGGAGGGGCGGGAAAGGGAACGGGTAG
- the khsrp gene encoding far upstream element-binding protein 2: MSDYSDLPSNGVGSGGKKDAFADAVQRARQIAAKIGGDVPPVTNNGGPESYPYPAQKRSLEEADEPEAKKVASQSERDSAISIGAQLVALSQQSGVRPSAMTEEVKVPDSMVGLIIGRGGEQINKIQHDSGCKVQIAHDSAGLPERSISLTGSADAVQRARALIDEIVSRGHESSNGQSGSMQEMIIPAGKAGLIIGKGGETIKQLQERAGVKMILIQDGSQPPNVDKPLRIIGDPYKVQQAKEMVNEILRERDHAGFGERSEYGSRMGGGGGGGGGGGGGGGGGGGGGGGIEIAVPRPSVGVVIGRSGEMIKKIQSDAGVKIQFKPDDGTGPEKIAHIMGPPDNCQHAASIITDLLQSIRAREEGGQGGPPGPGGWGRSQGNWGPPGGEMSFSIPAHKCGLVIGRGGENVKSINQQTGAFVEISRQPPPNGDPNFKLFTIRGAPEQIDHAKQLIEEKIEGPLCPVGGGGGPGPGPGGPMDPYNHNPYNVGPPGGAPHGAAPAGPQYGAPGWGNTYQQWQAPNPHDPNKAAADPNAAWAAYYAQYYGQQPNSAMAAQNSGAPAAAAPAPGDQGQAAQTSGGQPDYTKAWEEYYKKMGMTQPAGAAASAPGTGAPTAAAAGGAAAGGQQDYSAAWAEYYRQQAAYYGQAGQAPGQAAAPQQGQQPQ, translated from the exons ATGTCGGATTACAGCGACCTGCCGTCTAATGGAGTCGGCTccggggggaaaaaagacgcgTTTGCAGACGCGGTGCAGCGAGCCCGACAG ATTGCAGCTAAAATTGGTGGAGATGTTCCCCCAGTGACAAACAATGGAGGACCTGAAAGTTATCCATACCCGGCACAGAAGCGATCCCTTGAAGAAGCAG ATGAACCTGAAGCCAAGAAGGTAGCATCACAAAGTGAAAGAGACTCAGCAATAT CTATTGGAGCCCAACTAGTCGCTCTATCCCAGCAAAG TGGTGTCAGGCCCTCTGCGATGACGGAAGAAGTTAAGGTCCCGGATAGCATGGTTGGTCTTA TCATTGGCAGAGGAGGTGAACAGATCAACAAAATACAACACGACTCCGGTTGCAAGGTCCAGATTGCACATG ACAGTGCTGGTCTTCCAGAACGAAGTATTTCTTTGACGGGGTCAGCAGATGCCGTACA GAGAGCCAGGGCACTTATAGATGAAATTGTCTCCAGGGGTCATGAGTCAAGTAATGGTCAGTCAGGTTCTATGCAAGAGATGATCATCCCTGCAGGCAAAGCTGGACTTATAATTGGTAAAGGAGGAGAAACCATCAAACAGTTACAG GAACGAGCTGGAGTTAAAATGATTCTTATTCAAGATGGATCACAGCCACCCAACGTAGATAAACCTCTACGCATTATTGGAGACCCCTACAAAGTGCAG CAAGCAAAGGAAATGGTTAATGAGATTCTCAGAGAAAGGGATCATGCTGGTTTTGGAGAAAGGTCTGAATATGGATCAAGGatgggtggaggaggtggtggtggtggaggaggcggaggcggtggtggcggcggcggcggcggaggaGGTGGCATTGAA ATAGCTGTGCCCCGACCGTCTGTGGGGGTTGTGATTGGTCGCAGCGGGGAAATGATAAAGAAGATCCAGAGTGATGCTGGAGTCAAGATACAGTTTAAACCTG ATGATGGTACGGGTCCTGAAAAGATTGCCCATATTATGGGTCCACCAGACAATTGTCAACATGCTGCTTcaatcatcactgacctcctaCAGAGCATCCGTGCCCGGGAGGAGGGTGGGCAAGGG GGCCCTCCAGGACCTGGCGGGTGGGGTAGAAGTCAAGGCAATTGGGGTCCTCCAGGTGGAGAGATGAGTTTCTCCATTCCTGCTCACAAATGTGGGCTAGTTATTGGCAGAGGAGGCGAGAATGTTAAATCCATTAACCAACAAACTGGTGCGTTTGTGGAGATATCCCGTCAGCCGCCACCAAACGGTGACCCAAACTTCAAACTGTTCACTATCAGAGGTGCACCAGAACAGATCGACCATGCAAAGCAGCTAATAGAAGAAAAGATCGAG GGTCCATTATGTCCagtgggtggtggtggtggtcctggCCCTGGCCCTGGAGGGCCAATGGATCCTTACAATCATAACCCTTATAATGTAGGGCCTCCTGGTGGAGCTCCCCA TGGAGCTGCACCTGCTGGTCCCCAGTACGGTGCTCCAGGTTGGGGCAATACTTATCAACAGTGGCAAGCCCCAAATCCTCATGACCCAA ATAAAGCAGCAGCAGACCCAAATGCAGCATGGGCAGCCTATTATGCACAATACTATGGTCAACAACCAAACAGTGCCATGGCAGCCCAGAATTCAGGAgcccctgcagcagctgcaccagCACCAGGGGACCAGGGTCAAGCAGCACAGACCTCAGGGGGGCAACCAGATTATACTAAAGCTTGGGAGGAGTACTATAAGAAGATGGGCATGA CCCagcctgctggagcagcagcctcTGCTCCAGGCACAGGAGCCCCCACCGCAGCTGCAGCAGGCGGGGCTGCAGCTGGTGGCCAACAGGACTACAGTGCAGCCTGGGCCGAGTACTACAGACAGCAGGCAGCCTACTATGGACAGGCAGGACAGGCTCCTGGACAAGCAGCTGCTCCACAACAGGGACAACAG CCCCAGTAA